CACCCAGCCCTCCGCGGGCGGGATGATCCGGGAGCAGCAAGGGGCATTCGGCTACGAAGCCGCCCTCCCGGCCGGTGCGGCAGACGAGGCCGGCGGCGATGACGACGGTGCGGCCGGCGATGAGGGCGACACCGAGGCTGCCGCAGCTGACGACGACGGCGCGGGAGCCACGCCGTGGATCATCGCGGCCGTCGTCATCCTCGTGGTCGCCGCCGCGGTGGTGCTGCTGATGCGCCGGCGCAGCGCAGCCGACAATCGGGAGTAGACGAACCGGGAGTTAGGAACACACGGGCCACCTATGGGAATCAACCCCAGCGCCCACGTGCCGGCGGCACCCTCTGGTGCCGCCGGCCCGTCCGGCGCCGACCAACACCACGCCGACCAGGACAATCTCGGCAACACCGCACGCACCGACTTCTGGCGCTTCCTCGGTATCAAGGTGTCCGGCGCCGCCGTGTCCCTCGTGCTGGTGCTGTTCAGTGCCTTCTTCATCTTCCGCATCATCGGCGGCGACCCCGTACGGGCCATCGGCGGCGACGGTGCGATGACGCCGGAACAACGTGCTGAGATCGAGGAACGGCTGGGTCTCAACGAGCCACTCACGGTTCAGTTCTGGGAATACGTCAGATCGTTGTTCAGCCTCGACTGGGGCACGTCCTACGTCAACAACCAGCAGGTCACGACCCTGATGTGGGATCGGCTGCCCAACACGCTGCTGCTGACCGGCACAGCGCTCGTGCTGGCCGCCGGTTTCGGCGTCTGGGCCGGTGCGCGTGCCGGCTGGAAGCCGGGCAGCCTCTTCGAGAAGAGCCAGGTCGGCATCTCGCTGGCGCTCTGGTCGGCGCCGACGTTCTGGCTGGGCATGATCGTCATCATCGTGTTCTCCGTACAGCTGGGGCTCTTCCCGGTGAACGGCATGCGCTCCGGGCGCGGTGTCGGGGACGGATTCGTACCCCAGTTCCTGGACGTGGCTCACCACCTCGTCCTACCCGCGTTCACCATGGCAGCGGTGATCTACGCCCAATACGTGCTGATCATGCGCTCTTCGATCCTGGAAGAACGCGGCAACGACTACCTGATGGTCGCCAAGGCCAAAGGGCTGCGCGATGACCTGGTCCGGCGCCGGCACGCGGTACCCAATGCCATGCTGCCCACCGTCACTCTCATCGCGCTGCAGTTCGGCGCGATCTTCAACGGCGCGCTGCTCACCGAGACGATATTCAGCTGGCCGGGCCTCGGACTGCTCTTCTATCAGGCGATCCGGGTACCCGACATCCCATTGCTGCAACTGCTGTTCGTCTTCTTCGCGGGAACGACGATTCTCGCCAACCTCTTCGCCGACATCATCTACCGGTTCCTCGACCCGAGAGTCCGAGGTACATCATGAGTAGCGATGTGAAGAACGAGTCCAACGGCGCACGCGCCACCCTGACATCGGCCCGGGCCATCGCCTGGGCGCGGCGCCGGGCAGCGCTGGCGAACTTCGTGCGGCTTTACAGCAAGCAGCGAGCTGGCGTAGTCGGCTTGGTCATTCTGCTCGTGATCGCGGCGGCCACCCTGTTGGCCCCGTTCTACACCGACGAATCCGAACTACGTTCGGTGAATGCACCTGGTGAGCGCCTCGAGTCTCCGAACAGCACGTTCTGGTTCGGCACCGACGAGGTCGGTCGGTCGATCTTGTTGCAGGTCATCTGGGGCGCGCGGGTCTCTTTGCAGATCGGCATCGTGGCGGCCGTGCTGGCGGTGGGCCTCGGCACCCTGATCGGCATGACAGCCGCCCATTTCGGTGGGTGGGCGTCATGGTTCCTGATGCGGCTGACCGACTGGTTCATCGTGCTGCCCAACCTGGTCTTGGCGATCGCGCTCGTCGTCGCTCTGGGCGCCAGCCGCTGGACCATCATCATCGCCATCGCCCTCACGTCGTGGGCGGGCACCGCACGACTCGTGCGGGCACAGACGATGGCCATCGAAGGCCGGCCGTACCTGGAACGGGCCAAGGCGCTCGGCGCCGGGCATTGGCACCAGATGTCGCGTCATGTGTTGCCGAACCTGATGCCGCTCATCCTGGCGGCCGCGACCTTGCAGGTCTCCAGTGCGATCCTGTCCGAGGCGGCGTTGTCCTTCCTCGGACTCGGCGACCCGAGCCAGATCTCCTGGGGAACTCTGCTGGAACGGGCCTTCCACGCCGGTGCCATTTCGTACGGCGCGTGGTGGTACATGCTTCCGCCGGGGCTGGCGATCCTGTGTGTGGTCCTCGCCTTCACGTTGTGCGGCCGGGCCATGGAGTCGGTCTTGAACCCGCGACTGCGGAGCAGCAAATGAAGGGGGCCTTGTGATGCCGGCACTGGAGATCGACGACCTCCGGGTGACCTACCGCGGCTCACGTGGGGACATTCCCGCGGTCCGCGGCATCTCGTTCAGCCTCGAACCCGGAGACACGCTAGGCCTGGCCGGGGAGTCCGGATGCGGCAAATCCACCGTGGCAGCCGCCGTACTGCGCTTGCTGCCTGCCGACACCGAGGTCACCGGCCGTATCCTGGTGGACGGCGAGGACATCCTGACGATGTCCTTCGGCAAACTTCGGGCGGTGCGCTGGGCCGGCGCGTCCATCGTGTTCCAGGGAGCGATGCATTCGCTCAATCCGGTGCATCGGATCGGCCGGCAAATCGCCGAACCGATCGTGCTGCATGAGAACGTGACAGCCGAGGCCGCAGAGAAGCGCGCCGTCGAACTGATGTCACAGGTCGGGCTGCCGGCCTGGCGAGCCCGCAGCTACCCGCACGAACTGTCCGGTGGCCAACGGCAACGGGTCATGATCGCGATGGCCCTCGCGTGTGCGCCTCAGTTGATCATCGCCGACGAGGCGACCACGGCTCTGGACGTCATGATCCAGGCGCAAGTCCTCAAGCTCCTCAAAGGACTGGTCTCCGAACGCGGCATCGCCCTCGTCATGATCAGCCACGACCTATCGGTCCTGGCCGATACCTGCGAACAGCTCGCGGTGATGTACGCGGGCAAGCTCGTGGAACAGGGGCCGTCGAAGGAAGTCTTCGCTGCCGCGAAACACCCCTACGCCGCAGCTTTGTCCGCGGCCTTTCCCACCGTCGGCGATCCGGCCGAACGCCGCAATCCACACGGCCTTGCTGGTGACCCCCCTGACCCGAGCGCGCTGCCGACGGGATGCCCGTTTCATCCGAGGTGTCCGGTGGTCATGGATGAGTGCAGTTCGGCCACGGTGGAGCTGCGCCACGCCCGGCCCGACTGGAGAGCGGCATGCCTGCGGGTCGAGGACCGCGCCGCGACCACCACCACGACCGCGATGGCCCTGGGAGAAGCATGACCGAAGCGACAACCGAGCCGATCCTGCAGGCACGAGACCTGAAGGTGCGGTTCAACGCTCCGGGCGGCCGGCTCGCCCGGGCCGTCGACGGCGTGAACCTGGACCTGCGCGCGGGCGAAATCCTCGCGCTGGCCGGCGAGTCGGGCTGTGGCAAGACCACGCTGGCCCGCACGCTGCTCGGGCTGGAACGACCCACGGAGGGCACGGTGTCCTACCAGGGAACGCCGTTGCGCTATTCGACCAAGGCGCTGAAAGCACACCGCAGCGCGGTCCAGCTCGTGCTGCAGGACCCCACCGGCGCGTTGAACCCCCGCCACACGGTGTACGACGCCGTGGCCGAAGGGCTGCGTATCCACGGCATCGCCGGCAACGAACGAGACCGGGTCGCCGAGGCGCTCTCGCGGGCCGGACTCCGGCCACCGGAGAAGTTCTTCCTGACCTATCCGCACGAGCTTTCCGGCGGGCAACGGCAACGGGTGGTCATCGCCGGCGCATTGGTGCTGAATCCTCAGGTCATCATCGCCGACGAGCCCGTCGCTTCACTCGATGCGTCCGTACGCGGCGAGATCCTCGCTCTGCTCCTGCGATTGCGGGACGAGCTCGGATTGTCGGCGGTCGTCGTCACCCACGATCTCGGCCTGGCCTGGAACATCGCTGACCGGATCGCCGTCATGTACCTCGGGCGAGTAGTGGAGGACGGACCGGTGGACGAGGTCCTCATCGATCCGCAACACCCTTACACCCGTGCCCTGGTCTCCGTTCTACCCAACTCGACTATCGGCGAGCCGATCGTGCTAGCCGGTGAGCCACCGGACGCCACCCGAGTGCCGCACGGCTGCCGGTTCCATCCTCGATGCCACATCCTGGCCCAGGGAGCCGCCGAAGACGCGGGGGTCGCCGACGGCTGCCGCCACACCGACCTACCGATTCTCGACTCGCACGCACAGCGCCAGGTGGCGTGTCACTACGTACATGCCCGTGCCGGCGAGAAACACCCCATCGAGCCCGCCGCCTCGTAGTGGCCGGGTGCGTCTGGTGTCGCGGACCGGGAGTCCGCGACACCAGATATCCGGGCGGCCGGCGCGTCAAGCCAGGCGCCGGACCCGGATGACGTGGTCGGTGCGGGTACCCGGCGACTCTCCTGGCCGGTGCACAGTCACCGCGCGCTTCTCCGCCTTTTCCACCGTCCATCCGTCGAGATCCAGTGCGGCGAGAACGTCGTCGGTTGTTGGAAACTCCACCTCCGGCGGCGGTTCGGTCCAAGACGGCATGCCTTCGTGTCCCAAGATGAGCAACAGCCCGCCCGGTGCGACGGCCGCTGCCGCCCGGCGGAGGATATCGTCGCGCCGCAGAGCGACCGGTGAGTGCAGGTATGCGACGTTGACCAGATCCCACGTGCCGTCGGGGAAGCCGGCATCGAGGTCGTCACGCATCCACTGGATGCGATCGCCGACGCCGGCAGCCTCGGCGGCGGTGCTGGCTTCATCAAGGGCGGCCTTGGAGATGTCCACTGCCGTGACACTCCACCCTTGGCCGGCTAGCCAGATCGCGTCGGCACCCGTGCCGCAGCCCACGTCCAGCGCGGAATCGCCGGAACCGGCAGGGCGTTCGGTGAGTTCACTCACCAGCAGCTCATTGGGGGCTCCGCTCCACCGCCCGTCCGCGGCGTAGAAATCCTCCCAGAACTCAGCCGGTGTCCGGTGGTCATCGCCCAGGTGTCCGTGGTGGTTGGGCACTGAGTGCGATTCACCCGCTCCCCCGGAACGGTTGTTCTCGACGGCCCGGTTGACGTTCTCCATCACCAGGTCGCCGTTGATATGCGCCCCCGCCATGGCGCCGGCTGCGGCGGACGCCCCCACCTGCGCCATGGGCTCGGCCACGTTCCCGGCGACCCAAACCCCGGGCACATCCGTCCGGCCGGTGTGATCGCACGGTATCTGGGTTCCCATCCCGCTGGGGTGTTCGACCGCTTCCAATCCCAGGCCGACGAGGAAGCCGGCACGCGCCTCCATACGCGGCGCGATGGCAAGGGCGGCACGGGCGACCACCCGGCCGTCGCTCATCCGCACACCCACCAAGCGGTCGTCCGCGATCTCCAGTGCGGCGACGTCTGCCTCGTTCACCTCGATGCCGACTGCCGCCAGCTGTCCGGCCTGTTCGGCTGGTAGCTCAGTGCCGTTCCTGAAGTACACGACGTCGTCGCTCAATTGCCGGAACATCAACGCCTGATGCACCGATATGGGTCCACTCGCCAGCACACCGATGGCCTGATCGCGGACTTCCCAGCCGTGGCAGTACGGGCAGTGCAGCACATCGCGCCCCCAGCGCTCCCGCACCCCCGGAACGTCCGGCAGAACGTCGACGACGCCGCTGGCGACCAGGAGCCGGCGGGCCTGAACCGACCGGCCGCCGGCAATGGTGATCACAAAGCGGTCACCATCGCGTGCGGCGTCGACGACCTCGCCGTCAACGACCTGACCGCCGTAGCGGCGCACTTCTCCTCGTCCCTTCGCCAGCAGTTCAGCCGGCGGCGTGCCCTCGTGTCCCAGCAGCCCGTGCACTGCATTGGCCGGAGCGTTACGTGGTTCACCAGCGTCCAGCACCAGAACGGAACGCCGGCTACGAGCCAGCATCAATGCGCCGTTCAGGCCGGCCGCACCGCCGCCCAGCACCACGGCGTCATAGGTCTCTTGTAGTTCATCGGTCACGTTCGACCACCTCCCACTCGAAGCATGCATAAACGCGACCCGACAAAGCAAAGGACATTGCCACTATGGCAAAATCGAGACGTGGACCTCGAGCGGACTCTGAGCAGTATCGGTCCCCGGCTCCGCGCGTTGCGCCGGGACCGCGAGCTGACGCTGACGGAGTTGTCCCGCCAGACCGGCGTCTCGGTCAGCACCCTGTCCCGTCTGGAATCCGGAGAGCGGCGAGCCACGCTGGAGTTGCTGCTGCCGCTCGCGCGGGCCTATGACGTCACGCTCGACGAGTTGGTCGACGCGCCGCCCACCGGCGACCCCAGGGTTCACCTGCGCCCGGTTACCAGCAACGGGATGACGATGCTGCCCCTGACCCGGCGCCCCGGCGGCATCCAGGCCTACAAGATCGTCCTCCCAGCCGACCGCCGCGAGCCCGACCCGAGAACTCACGAGGGGTACGAGTGGCTCTACGTCCTCAGCGGACGCCTCCGGCTCACCCTCGGTGAGCACGATCTAGTGCTCGATCCTGGCGAGGCCGCCGAGTTCGACACCCGGGTACCGCATTGGTTCGGTGCAGCGGACGACGAGCCCGTCGAGTTTCTCAGCCTCTTCGGCAAACAGGGCGAGCGCGCCCATTTCCGCGCCCGCCCGAAGCGGTGAGCGAGCAAGCGACCCGCGAGGCGGTCTTCGCGCCGTGCGCGTGCCCGGTCGCATCGTCATCTGGACACCGGACAAGTGTGTCGCCGGAGTCGCGCTCGTCACTCACCTAGCGATGGCCGGCCGTCACGAGGCCCGAACACCCGGATAGCTTCAGCATCGGAGGCAGGCTGGCGGATGAAGAAGTCGGCCCACTGCGCCGCGTCGGGGTAGCCGCTGCCTTTGACCACGTCATCGGCGATGACGTCCAGGTCCACCGCAGTGGTCCGCAACTGCACCACGCCATCTCGCAGCAGTGCCCAGTGCGGCCCCGGGCGCCCGTACGGCATTCCGACGCTGCCCGGATTGATCACCAGGCGGCGGTCGACAAGCCGCTGGAATGGCATATGGGTGTGACCACACACCACAGTTCGCGCTTCCTCGTCAAGGGTCGAGAAGACCTCGGCCCAGCGTTCGAGGGAGCTGTCAACCAGGACAACCTCTTCGTCGTCTCGGGGAGTTGCGTGACAGAACACGGTGGGACCGAATCCGTCGATGTCGAGCCGGACCGTAGCCGCCAGCTGTGCAATGAGCTCGACCTGGTCGGGCCGCAACTGGGCGGCCGCCCACGGAGCGATGGGATCAGGGATGTCGGTTCCGCCCCCGCGGGCGAGGCTCACCAGCTCGCGCTCCGCGTTGCCATGGACCCACAGGGCCCAATCGCCCAGGTCCGTCAGCCGGTCGAGGGTCTCGACGGGCATCGGGCCGGCCGCGACGTCACCGGTCAGCACGATTCGATCAGCGGAACGTACGTCTGGCTCCTCCAGGACCGCATCGAGTGCGGGCAGGACGCCGTGGATATCGGACAGAATCGCAACCGTGGAGACCATCTCGCCAATCTTGCCACCTTGACGGTGAACGTCGACCGAGCGTGTGGCCTGTGAAAGTCCCGCACGGCTCGGGTGAACTCTGATGGCGTTGCGGGCGCCGAGCTGGATGGCGTCCGGATGCCACCTGGGTTTACCAGGGCGTCTCGTGCCTCACCATGCCTGTAGGCATGGTGAGGCACGAGAGAACCCACCAAACATGATCATCTAGGTGGGACTGGCCCCGTCAGTTGCCGACGGAGGCCGGTTGCCGCTCGTCGACGCGGTCCCGCTCTTCGAGGTACCGGGCCAGCTTGTCGCCTTCCACGTCCACGTTGGGCAGCAGCCGGTCCAGCCACTTCGGCAGCCACCAGGCCTTTGCGCCGACCAAGGCCAGCACGGCCGGCACGATGGTCATGCGTACGACGAACGCGTCGAAGGCAATGGCCGCCGCCAGCGCCACACCCACCTGGGTGATGACGTCGTCGTCGCCCAGCACGAAGCCGAAGAACACACTGATCATGATCAACGCGGCCGCGGCGACCACCCTCGAGCCGTGCTGGAATCCGACGGTAATGGCCTTCGTGGCGTTCGCGCCGTGGACAAATTCCTCCCGCATCCGGGTCACCAGGAAGACCTGATAATCCATGGCCAGACCGAAGATGACACCGATGATGAAGATGGGCAGCATGCTGATGATCGGGCCGGTCTGGTCCAAGCCGAAGATGTCCTTCAGCCAGCCCCACTGGAACACCGCCACGATGCTGCCGAACGTCGCAGCCATGGTCAGCAGGAAGCCGACCGCGGCCTTGATGGGGACGATCACGGAACGGAACACCAGCATCAGCAGGATGATCGACAACCCGACCACCACCGACAGGTAGGGCAGCATGGCATCGCCCATCTTGTCGGAGAAGTCGATGAACACCGCCGTGTTTCCGGTGACCGCCACGGCCGCGCCGTCCTGTTCAGCGATAGCTGCGAGCTCGGTGCGCAATGACTCCACGAGCTCTTCGGTCTGCTCGTCCGTGGGACCGGTGAGCGGCACCACACCGATCACGGCCGTGTCGCCGGCCTCGTTGAACGCCGGCGGCGCGGCGAAGGCCACCCCCTCGGTCTCGTTCAGCACGCCCGTGATGGTCTCGGCCGCACCCTGGGGGTTGCTGCTCTCCAAGCCGTCTACGACCACCATCAGCTGGCCGTTGTAGCCAGGCCCGAAGCCTTCGGCGACGAGATCGTAAGCCTTGCGCTGAGTGGTCTCCTCGGACAGGTTGCCGTCGTCGGGAAGGCCCAGACGCAGGTCCAGCGCCGGGAGCGCCAGCACACCCATGCCGACGATCGCCACGGCCAGCACCGCGACCGGGCGGCGGGTGATCATTCCGACATACCGCTTGCTCAGCGACTGCTTGCCGCCGTTCTCGGCCTCGGGGTCGTGGATCTTCAGGCCAGGGAACTTCCACCGCAGGACCCGGTCTCCGGCGAAGCCGAGCAGCACCGGGAGCAGGGTCAACGCGACCAGAACGGCCAGGCCGACGGTCACCGCGGCGGCCAGGCCCATTTCGGTGAGCATCGGAATGTTCACGACGGTGAGACCGACCAGAGCGATCATGACCGTGAGACCAGCGAAGACAACTGCCGAGCCAGCGGTACCGATGGCCCTACCGACGGCTTCCGGGCCCGGCCGGCCAGACATGAGCTCATGGCGGTACCGCGAGACGATGAACAGTGCGTAGTCGATACCCACGGCCAGACCGAGCATGGTGGCCAGGATGGGTGTAGTCTCCCCGATCTCGAGGAACCCGGTGGCGATGGAGATACCGGCGATGCCGACCATCACGCCGGTGATGCCGGTGATCAGCGGCATTCCGGCGGCCGCAAGCGATCCGAAGGTGATGATCAGGACGACGGCGGCGATGAGGATACCCACCATCTCACTGCCACCCTCGAAGTCTTCCTCCATGGTGGCGTCGCCGCCCGCCTCGATGGTCAACCCGGCGTCGCGCCCGTGGTCAACCGCCTCGAACAGGGCTTCGCGGGTGGCTTCGTCGAGTTCGAAGAAGTCGACGGCGTACGACACTTGCGCCAAGGCCGTGCTGCCGTCCTCGGAGATGAGTTCGCTCTCGAAGGGGTTCATCACGTCGGCGATCTGCGGCCCCGCCTCGATCTCGGCGAGCACCGATTCGACGGTTGAGGCGTTCCCCGGATCGGTGATGGACTCACCCTCAGGGGCGACGAACACCACCCGCGCCTCGGCGCCGTCCATGGAGGCGCCCGGGAAACGCTCTTCGAGCAGGTCGAATGCTTCTTGGGACTCCGTTCCCGGGATGGAGAACGAGTCTGATGTAGGGCCGGACAGGGTGGCGGCGCCGACCCCGACTCCGACGATAACCGCCAGCCATATCAGGCCGACGAGCCGGCGGCTCTGATACGCGAACCGGCCGAGCCGATAAAGAAACGTTGCCACTGAACACTCCACTCAATTCAACAAGAAGCCACCCGAACAACACCACGAAGTGGCTGTGAGCAGCCTGAGAAGTCTGGGTCTTACCGGTGAACGTCGTCGTTCGCCGGTCTGTGCGATCCCGGCTCGGGCAGGCCGGCGCGTACCTGTGCGAATGCCTGCCTGGTCAGCTCCGCCGGACTGGCGCCGCGTGGATCCGCGAGCCAGCGGTCGACCGCGACCATGGCGCACATACAGGCGGTCTGAGCCTGAAGATTCGGATACAAGTCGGCGTCCGCGTCCGTACCGGAACGCAGCGCCACCAATCCGGCCAGCTCATGCATCATTTCCTGCAGAGCGGCAAGTTCTCTGGCCATCAGCGGCGCGTTCTCACGGATGAAGACGAGCCGCGCGATTTGCTCGTCGTCGGTCTGGTCCGGCGTTTCGAACAGCCCGACCAGCGCGTTCTCGAGGGCGTCCCACACCGGCTCTTCCGGTGGCCTGGCACGGAACGCCTCGATCATCTCACCAGCGTTGTCAGCGACGACAGCGACGATCGCCTCCTCTTTGCTCGAGAAGTAGTTGTGGAACGTGCGCGGGGAGACGTCGGCGGCGTCCGCGATGGACTCCGCGGTGATGTTCCCCACACCGTGCCGCATGGCCAGCTCCATGGCGGCTTCGCTCAACGCTTTGCGGGTGGCCGCCTTCTTCCGCTCACGTAGCCCTGGTTCCATATGCACGCCCCCGACCTTATCACGTTTCTGACAGTCACTTGCAGTATGCAGTTTCAGCATTTTTACCTATTCAGCATTTTGAAAGTGACTTGCATCACGTGATCGGCATCTGTCCACGGTGGCCGATTCACCTACCATGCTTCCGCGCTCATGCGCCTCCGGCGTCGCGCAGGGGAAGGGTCTTGCCGCTACTGTGCGAGGAGGACAAACCGGACTGGCTACTCCTCCAGAGGTATCGGTCGACCCTTACGCGGCCCAGCGTCGAAGCGGCCCGAAGACCGGCACCTCAAGCCAACTGCCAGCCTCTACCTGCACGAACGTCGACACTGGCCCCTAGAGGTCGCAGCCAGAGTCCGCCGCCAGCCGAGCCGCCGCGCTTGGGTCGTGCGCGGGCAGCACGATCAGTTCCGGCTCGGCTCGCCGCAGCTCGTTCACCTGACGGATCGACGCGCGCATTCGCTTGCGATTTCCCATCCCGGACAGCTGACAGGCACCCAGCAGGTCCGCGTCGTACGTGAGGTCGCCGACCAGCAGAAGCGATGCCTGGCCGGAACGCCTGACCAGCATCGAAACCGAACCCGGTGTGTGACCGGGGGTCGGCAGGACGATCATGCTGGCGTCACCGAAGAGGTCGTGTCCCTTCGAGAACGACGCCGGCGCATGCGCGCCGAGCAGCTCCGGCGTCACCTGTTGCCATCGCAATCCAGGCAGGTCGATATGGGAGCGGTAGAGCCCGCGCGACTCCGGCAGCCGAGCCGACAACGTGGCCCATTCATCGCCGCTGACCACGATCTTGGCGCCTCGCAACGCAGGCAGCCCGCCGATATGGTCGGGGTGCAGGTGTGACAACACCACCACATCGATGTCGTCGGGACGATATCCGAATCGGGCGAGCCCTGCCTGAAGGGTGTCCTCCGGCCCTGCGACGAACCTTCCCATCCGGGCATTGACCAGCTTGTTGATCCGGCCTGGGAAATAGTCTGGATCCAGCAAGGACGCGCGGTCCTGCCCGGTGTCGAACAGCACCAGACCCGCCTTGTGCTCGATCAGGAATGCGTTGATCGGCCGCGGGCCGGTCCACCGCTTCGAGGTGAAGAGCCAGAGCGGCATCGGTTTCCAGGTCGGCCCGACATGTTCCGGCCGCATGTGCACAGTGCCGGTGCTGACAACCCTGACCCCGCTCACAGGGCTCGCCGAGTTCATCGCGTGCCTCCCGACTGCCACCGACGTGGCATCTGCCGATGATCCCAGGCATCACGTAAGATCAACAAGGTGTCGGCGCAGGCGATCGAACGCTCTGAGGGGTATTTCCAGACCCCGGACGGCGACAGCATCTGGTTCGAGGCCGCCGGAAGCGGCCCGCCGCTGGTCCTGGCACACGGGCTCGGCGGCAACGGCCTCGTATGGTTTCAACAGCTTCCGCACTTCGCCGGACGGTTCCGGGTCATCACGTGGGATCAACGCGGCTTCGGCCGTTCATCCAATCTCGCCGGGCAAGCGGGTCCCCGAACCTCCGTGACCGACCAGTTGGCACTGCTCGACCACCTCGGCGTGGAAAACGCACATTTCATCGGTCAGTCACTGGGCGGCTGGGTGGTTCTCGGCGTCGCGCTCGCCGCTCCGGACCGAGTCCGCTCACTGGTCTTGTCCAGCAGCACCGGCGGTATCCCCCAGCTGCGGCTGCCGGCATTCGACACCGGCCCGGTACGCGCCGATCACGGCGTCCGCCCGCTGGGTGTCCACCCCGCCGTCGGAGACCGGCTGCCTGCCGCCGACCGTGCCCGCGCATATCTCTACCAGGCTCTGAGTACTTTCGGGCGACGTCCGAGCGACGCCGAGTTCGCCACGATGCTGGCGAGTTTCACCCACCAGCCGGACCTCTTCGAGCACTTCGACATTCCCACCTTGTTCATCTGCGGGTCTCGCGACCCCGTCATGACACCCGCGCACGTGCGAGATGCCGCCAGCCGGATCGGCGCGGCACGCGTGGTGGAGCTCGATCTGAGTCATTCGACATATTTCGAAGACCCGGCCACGTGGAACGCCGTCGTCGACGAATTCCTGGCTAACGTGTCGACACCATGAGCCGCACTCTTCTCCTCGACCACGACGAGACCCGCCAAGCGCTCACACTCGACGCGCTCCTGCCGGCGATCCGCACTGCGCTCATCGCGACGAGCCGGCGCGAAACGTCCACGCCGCCGCGGGTCGCCGCGGTGGCGCCGGCCGGGTTTCTCGGCGCGATGCCGGGGTATGTTCCCGGGCTCGGGCTCGCGGGCAAGTTCGTCACCATCTTTCCCGGTGTGGGCCCCGGCGGCCGTAGCGCACACCAAGGCATCGTCGTGCTGTTCGACGAAGCCCGCGGCCACCCCCTGGCCTTGATGAACGGCGAGGCGATCACCGCCGTGCGAACGGCGGCAAGCGCCACCGTCGCCGTCGAGACCTTGGTCTCCCCCAGCATCCGGCGGATCGCGGTGATCGGCGCCGGCACCCAGGCACGTGCGCAACTCGAGATCCTCGATCATCTCGGCCTTTCCACCAAGGTGATCGTGGCTTCCCGTCGCCCGGAGCCGGCCGCGGCCGTGGCTCGGCTGCACACCGTCGAGTCGGCCCGCACGGTCAGCGAGGCGGTATCGGATGCCGACGTGATCTTCTGCTGCACCGACGCTACCGAGCCCGTGATCGATTACCGCTGGCTGCGCCCCGGCGCACACGTCAGCTCGGTTGGTGGTTCCAGGGGCTGGGAGCTCGA
This genomic interval from Phytoactinopolyspora mesophila contains the following:
- a CDS encoding ABC transporter permease, translated to MSSDVKNESNGARATLTSARAIAWARRRAALANFVRLYSKQRAGVVGLVILLVIAAATLLAPFYTDESELRSVNAPGERLESPNSTFWFGTDEVGRSILLQVIWGARVSLQIGIVAAVLAVGLGTLIGMTAAHFGGWASWFLMRLTDWFIVLPNLVLAIALVVALGASRWTIIIAIALTSWAGTARLVRAQTMAIEGRPYLERAKALGAGHWHQMSRHVLPNLMPLILAAATLQVSSAILSEAALSFLGLGDPSQISWGTLLERAFHAGAISYGAWWYMLPPGLAILCVVLAFTLCGRAMESVLNPRLRSSK
- a CDS encoding FAD-dependent oxidoreductase, whose protein sequence is MTDELQETYDAVVLGGGAAGLNGALMLARSRRSVLVLDAGEPRNAPANAVHGLLGHEGTPPAELLAKGRGEVRRYGGQVVDGEVVDAARDGDRFVITIAGGRSVQARRLLVASGVVDVLPDVPGVRERWGRDVLHCPYCHGWEVRDQAIGVLASGPISVHQALMFRQLSDDVVYFRNGTELPAEQAGQLAAVGIEVNEADVAALEIADDRLVGVRMSDGRVVARAALAIAPRMEARAGFLVGLGLEAVEHPSGMGTQIPCDHTGRTDVPGVWVAGNVAEPMAQVGASAAAGAMAGAHINGDLVMENVNRAVENNRSGGAGESHSVPNHHGHLGDDHRTPAEFWEDFYAADGRWSGAPNELLVSELTERPAGSGDSALDVGCGTGADAIWLAGQGWSVTAVDISKAALDEASTAAEAAGVGDRIQWMRDDLDAGFPDGTWDLVNVAYLHSPVALRRDDILRRAAAAVAPGGLLLILGHEGMPSWTEPPPEVEFPTTDDVLAALDLDGWTVEKAEKRAVTVHRPGESPGTRTDHVIRVRRLA
- a CDS encoding ABC transporter ATP-binding protein, whose product is MPALEIDDLRVTYRGSRGDIPAVRGISFSLEPGDTLGLAGESGCGKSTVAAAVLRLLPADTEVTGRILVDGEDILTMSFGKLRAVRWAGASIVFQGAMHSLNPVHRIGRQIAEPIVLHENVTAEAAEKRAVELMSQVGLPAWRARSYPHELSGGQRQRVMIAMALACAPQLIIADEATTALDVMIQAQVLKLLKGLVSERGIALVMISHDLSVLADTCEQLAVMYAGKLVEQGPSKEVFAAAKHPYAAALSAAFPTVGDPAERRNPHGLAGDPPDPSALPTGCPFHPRCPVVMDECSSATVELRHARPDWRAACLRVEDRAATTTTTAMALGEA
- a CDS encoding helix-turn-helix domain-containing protein, whose amino-acid sequence is MHKRDPTKQRTLPLWQNRDVDLERTLSSIGPRLRALRRDRELTLTELSRQTGVSVSTLSRLESGERRATLELLLPLARAYDVTLDELVDAPPTGDPRVHLRPVTSNGMTMLPLTRRPGGIQAYKIVLPADRREPDPRTHEGYEWLYVLSGRLRLTLGEHDLVLDPGEAAEFDTRVPHWFGAADDEPVEFLSLFGKQGERAHFRARPKR
- a CDS encoding ABC transporter ATP-binding protein translates to MTEATTEPILQARDLKVRFNAPGGRLARAVDGVNLDLRAGEILALAGESGCGKTTLARTLLGLERPTEGTVSYQGTPLRYSTKALKAHRSAVQLVLQDPTGALNPRHTVYDAVAEGLRIHGIAGNERDRVAEALSRAGLRPPEKFFLTYPHELSGGQRQRVVIAGALVLNPQVIIADEPVASLDASVRGEILALLLRLRDELGLSAVVVTHDLGLAWNIADRIAVMYLGRVVEDGPVDEVLIDPQHPYTRALVSVLPNSTIGEPIVLAGEPPDATRVPHGCRFHPRCHILAQGAAEDAGVADGCRHTDLPILDSHAQRQVACHYVHARAGEKHPIEPAAS
- a CDS encoding ABC transporter permease; amino-acid sequence: MGINPSAHVPAAPSGAAGPSGADQHHADQDNLGNTARTDFWRFLGIKVSGAAVSLVLVLFSAFFIFRIIGGDPVRAIGGDGAMTPEQRAEIEERLGLNEPLTVQFWEYVRSLFSLDWGTSYVNNQQVTTLMWDRLPNTLLLTGTALVLAAGFGVWAGARAGWKPGSLFEKSQVGISLALWSAPTFWLGMIVIIVFSVQLGLFPVNGMRSGRGVGDGFVPQFLDVAHHLVLPAFTMAAVIYAQYVLIMRSSILEERGNDYLMVAKAKGLRDDLVRRRHAVPNAMLPTVTLIALQFGAIFNGALLTETIFSWPGLGLLFYQAIRVPDIPLLQLLFVFFAGTTILANLFADIIYRFLDPRVRGTS